Proteins encoded together in one Tripterygium wilfordii isolate XIE 37 chromosome 14, ASM1340144v1, whole genome shotgun sequence window:
- the LOC120014151 gene encoding glucan endo-1,3-beta-glucosidase-like has product MRYHTRVTSELVMFERSRLDFTPRVSELGQLFTAHKTISLFPAQFNCNQHITASLSHSVPLTRLNHHAVSSPLSLAHKPPLTNLLALSPSPSLSHKKLNAMKASFVPLFLTVILALFNGSFSLPTTIGVTYTTPPPTATTINTPKLPPDRIAATIFGLHLPAMRLPESDPSLVRAFAFANTSLLLTIPNQLVPSLALNRSNALGWIYRHVLPFYPRSRISMVSVGNDFLANAPNLSPYLLPAIRNVQLALRDLGIKKIAVSTTFSFINIIATPFPPSSANFQEPVGNLVIRPFLQFLEEINSSFLVNIYPYNMYRLSRDIPIGFALFQDHPFNFRDDLVTGVRYRNLFDMMVDAVISAMAVAGHESIPVIVAETGWPSSGGDAVEADATTAYAEMYLKGLVRHLRSGMGTPLRKEGVAEIYIYELVDKEVKQGNRNWGILYPNMTKKYNFDLSGANEIGGRGKFVLIFLMLFGLLVLF; this is encoded by the exons atgagatatcacacacGAGTGACATCTGAGCTAGTCATG TTTGAGAGAAGCCGGCTTGACTTTACTCCTCGAGTCAGTGAGTTGGGCCAACTTTTCACGGCCCATAAAACGATCTCGTTATTTCCCGCTCAATTCAACTGTAATCAACACATAACCGCCTCGCTGAGTCACTCTGTTCCTCTCACGCGCTTAAATCACCACGCCGTCTCTTCCCCTCTCTCACTCGCTCACAAGCCACCGCTGACAAACCTCCtcgctctctctccctctccctctctctcacacaaaaAGCTCAACGCCATGAAAGCTTCCTTTGTCCCTCTTTTTCTCACAGTGATTCTTGCGCTCTTCAATGGAAGCTTCTCGCTTCCCACTACCATCGGCGTCACCTACACAACTCCACCTCCAACCGCGACCACCATCAACACTCCTAAACTTCCGCCGGACCGCATCGCCGCCACCATATTTGGTCTCCATCTCCCGGCCATGAGACTACCAGAGTCAGATCCCTCTTTGGTCCGCGCCTTCGCCTTCGCCAACACGTCGCTCCTCCTCACCATCCCCAACCAGCTGGTCCCTTCTTTGGCCCTCAATCGTTCCAATGCCCTAGGTTGGATCTACCGCCATGTTTTGCCGTTCTATCCTCGGTCAAGAATCTCGATGGTCTCTGTCGGCAACGACTTCTTGGCTAACGCACCTAATCTGTCGCCGTACCTCTTACCGGCCATCCGCAACGTCCAATTGGCTCTCCGGGACCTAGGCATCAAGAAGATCGCCGTCTCcacaactttctctttcatcaACATCATAGCGACGCCGTTTCCACCATCCTCCGCTAATTTCCAAGAACCTGTTGGAAATTTGGTTATCAGGCCGTTTCTGCAGTTCTTGGAAGAGATCAATTCATCTTTCTTGGTCAATATCTATCCGTACAACATGTACAGGCTTAGCAGGGACATTCCGATTGGTTTTGCTCTGTTTCAAGACCATCCTTTCAATTTTAGGGATGATTTGGTCACCGGCGTCAGGTACAGGAATCTGTTTGACATGATGGTGGATGCTGTGATTAGCGCCATGGCGGTGGCTGGCCACGAGAGTATTCCTGTGATTGTGGCTGAGACTGGGTGGCCCAGCTCTGGTGGAGATGCAGTGGAGGCTGATGCCACCACAGCCTATGCGGAGATGTATCTGAAGGGTCTGGTGAGGCATCTGAGATCTGGTATGGGCACACCACTGAGGAAAGAAGGGGTAGCAGAGATTTACATATATGAATTGGTGGATAAAGAGGTGAAGCAGGGAAACAGAAACTGGGGGATCTTGTATCCAAACATGACAAAGAAGTACAATTTCGACCTATCTGGTGCAAATGAGATTGGTGGGCGTGGTAAGTTTGTGCTCATTTTCTTGATGCTGTTTGGTTTGCTGGTGTTATTTTAG
- the LOC120014340 gene encoding LIM domain-containing protein WLIM2b-like, translated as MSFIGTQEKCKACQKTVYPVELLSADGVNYHKSCFKCTHCKGTLKLSNYSSMEGVLYCKPHFEQLFKETGNFNKNFQSPAKSAEKLTPELTRSPSKAASMFSGTQEKCATCNKTAYPLEKVTVEGQSYHKSCFKCSHGGCPISPSNYAALEGILYCKHHFSQLFKEKGSYNHLIKSASIKRAAAASVPEA; from the exons ATGTCTTTTATTGGTACCCAAGAGAAATGCAAGGCATGCCAAAAGACTGTGTATCCTGTGGAACTACTATCCGCTGATGGGGTTAATTACCACAAGTCTTGCTTCAAGTGCACTCACTGCAAAGGGACACTAAAG CTTAGCAATTATTCCTCAATGGAAGGTGTTCTGTATTGTAAACCTCACTTTGAGCAGCTTTTTAAAGAAACGGGTAATTTCAACAAGAACTTTCAGTCAC CCGCAAAGTCAGCTGAGAAATTAACTCCTGAGCTG ACAAGGTCACCTAGCAAGGCAGCCAGCATGTTTTCTGGGACACAAGAGAAATGTGCCACCTGCAATAAAACCGCTTATCCGCTGGAGAAG GTAACAGTGGAGGGCCAGTCCTATCATAAATCTTGTTTCAAGTGCTCTCACGGTGGCTGTCCTATATCTCCATCAAATTATGCAGCTCTTGAGGGCATTCTGTATTGTAAGCACCATTTTTCTCAGCTGTTCAAAGAGAAGGGGAGTTACAACCACCTTATCAAGTCTGCATCAATCAAACGTGCGGCGGCAGCTTCTGTTCCTGAAGCTTGA
- the LOC120014855 gene encoding uncharacterized protein At2g39910 produces the protein MSSFSALHERLVQLKEPILDSLARTNYTPPESTNVSVKSTLDSLLSGKIPNPKSDIPEHQLFTSITNFSLACALLASSQSSGHELLSWIPKNLSILAENAFDELSRAYVGVLGERNEKKIGDLGLECELISVEKRLVVELMPEVFPLLKERIKESSIDKSDEGDHFSAASAKAPVGYAVLAAYQFRWFVTQVEYPHLGKLCALVIPCALTTLDHWSPEVKGQGMISFTHLAKNVNSAELGWYEDVILDACCQNIACSDEIWHHVVEMSVLLVTSIQRNDPRSSWFERIVNEMLGHLERQPRNKERRVIWLRYVEPLLNGLGLVLLAHFRRFFPLFIKWMHDDDDETVLLVLKRMNALFRLTWIRNTPFIERVVDELAVLYKEAAMRRAREDIRVAVLQILTLLQQCKGKQFEAAWDKHRDDLDLMNLSLHLSIKE, from the exons ATGTCGTCGTTCTCAGCCCTCCATGAACGATTAGTCCA GTTAAAAGAGCCTATATTGGACTCTCTCGCCAGAACGAACTACACGCCACCGGAAAGCACCAACGTCTCCGTCAAATCCACACTGGACTCTCTTCTCTCCGGCAAAATCCCTAACCCAAAATCCGACATTCCCGAACACCAGTTGTTCACTTCGATCACGAACTTCTCCTTAGCATGTGCCTTATTAGCCTCGTCTCAGTCCTCTGGCCACGAATTGCTCTCGTGGATCCCGAAGAACCTCTCGATTTTGGCGGAGAATGCGTTTGATGAGCTATCAAGAGCATATGTTGGTGTTTTAGGtgagagaaatgagaagaagaTTGGTGATTTGGGTCTGGAATGTGAATTGATATCTGTTGAGAAGAGGTTGGTGGTGGAATTGATGCCTGAGGTTTTCCCTTTGTTGAAGGAGAGGATTAAGGAGAGTTCCATTGACAAAAGTGATGAAGGCGACCATTTTTCAGCAGCATCAGCCAAGGCTCCTGTTGGGTACGCTGTACTCGCTGCTTATCAGTTTAGATGGTTTGTTACTCAG GTTGAATATCCTCATTTGGGCAAGTTGTGTGCTTTGGTGATTCCCTGCGCATTGACAACTCTAGATCACTGGTCACCTGAGGTGAAA GGCCAGGGCATGATCAGCTTCACTCATCTTGCAAAAAATGTTAATTCTGCTGAGCTTGGCTGGTATGAAGATGTAATTCTAGATGCTTGTTGCCAGAATATTGCTTGTAGTGATGAGATATGGCACCATGTGGTTGAGATGTCAGTACTTCTTGTTACTTCTATCCAGAGGAATGACCCGCGAAGCTCTTG GTTCGAAAGGATAGTGAATGAGATGTTGGGTCACTTAGAACGCCAACCAAGGAACAAAGAGCGTCGTGTTATATGGCTTCGATATGTTGAACCTCTTCTTAATGGTCTTGGTCTTGTGTTATTAGCTCACTTTAGGCGATTTTTTCCACTTTTCATCAAGTGGATgcatgatgatgacgatgaaacTGTACTACTG GTTCTGAAACGGATGAATGCACTTTTCAGGTTAACATGGATAAGGAATACACCTTTTATTGAAAG AGTGGTGGATGAACTTGCTGTGCTGTATAAAGAGGCAGCTATGAGAAGGGCGCGTGAAGACATTAGGGTTGCTGTTCTTCAGATATTGACCTTGCTGCAGCA ATGCAAAGGCAAGCAATTTGAAGCAGCATGGGACAAGCACAGGGATGATTTAGACTTGATGAATCTGAGTCTACATTTAAGCATAAAGGAATGA